DNA from Thermomicrobium roseum DSM 5159:
CTGGAGATCGAGTTAGAGAGTGGGCGGCGGGGCGGACGGATGAGCGAACTCAGTCAGCTCCTCTCGCTTCTGACGGGAGCTGAGGCTGGGCTCGTCGTCAACAACAACGCAGCTGCTGTCTTGCTGGTCTTGAGTACGTTCTGTGCCGGCCGGGCAGTTCTCGTTTCGCGCAGCCAGGCCGTGGAAATCGGAGGCGGTTTCCGGATTCCCGACGTTCTTCGCCAAAGCGGTGCCCGGCTCGTCGAGGTAGGGACGACCAATCGGACCTACGTCCGCGACTATGCCGAAGCGATCAGCGATGACACGGCGGCGATTCTCTCTGTCCACTGGAGCAATTTCCGGATCATCGGCTTCACGGTACAACCGGAGCTCGGAGAACTCGCCGAACTCGCTCATGCGCGTGGACTTCTGCTCATCGAGGACCTCGGGAGCGGCGCATTGCTCGATACTGCAGCCTATGGGCTCGCCCACGAACCGACTGTCCAAGAAGCGATCGCTGCCGGCGCCGACCTGGTCTGTTTCTCGGGCGACAAGTTGCTCGGCGGTCCACAGGCAGGCATCATCGTTGGGAGGCGAGAACTCATCGAGCAGGTCGAGCGACACCCGCTGGCGCGTGCGCTCCGGGCGGACAAGACCGCGTTAGCGGGTACGGCGGTGACTCTTCGACATTACCTGCGTGGGGAAGCGATCGACAAGATTCCTGTCTGGCGCATGATCGCCACACCGCTCGCTGCGTTGGAGGCGCGTTGCCAGACCTGGCAATCGGCGCTCCGGGACCTGGTCGAGACGGAGATCGTCGCGACCGATGCGACGGTCGGTGGAGGATCCTTGCCCGGTGAAACCCTTCCCAGCCGGGCGCTCGCACTGGGGGCAGAAGCGATCGCCGAGGTCGTGCCTGGCCTGACCGTCGAGGAACTCGCGCGCCGCTTGCGTACTGGCCAGCCGCCTGTCGTGGGGCGAGTCGAAGCCGACCGCCTGCTCCTGGATGCCCGGACAGTCTTGCCAGAGCAAGACGAGGCACTCGTCGAGGCGCTACGCCGTTCTCTCGCCATCAGTTGACCGGATCCCGCGTATCGCGGAAATAGGGGCTGCGTTCCGGATAGAACTCGGGGAAGCGCTGCTTGAGCGCTTCGATCAACTCCAACGCACGCCGGAGTTCGTCCCGGTCTCCCCGCTCTTCGGCATCGCGAACCTCGCTCAAGAGCGAACGCAACCGCTCGTCGTGACGTTCGCGACGGAGCCTGCGAAAGGCTTCCCGGATAGCCTGGCGAGCGAGCGGCACGGGGAGGTCGGGTTGTGTCGCGAATCGCTGGCGCAGCTGGCCGATGTCGTCCCGGAGATCCTCGGCTAGCGCTGCGTCGTCGAGCGGTTGACCGGCGAGGAGCAGGCTGACGAGTTCGCGATAACGGGCATCGGTGATCGACTCCAGGTCGATTTCGCCGACCAGATGGGCTGCTGCCTCGGGATAGCGTAGGAGAAGGCCGACGAATTGCTGCTCGGTGGAGAGCGGCCGAAGGATTGCCGCTGCTGTCGTCTTGGGTGAGGGTTCTCGAGTCGGTTGGCGTCGGAGCGAGGCGAGAAGGCGTCGAACCGTCTCTTCAGGCAGACGCAGCCGGGCCGCAACCGAACGCGTGTAGAGATCGACCTGAACCAGGTCGCCGAGTTCGAGGAGGAGCGGGGCGATGCGTTGGAGCAACGCGGTGGCCGCTCGAGGATTCGCGGGAGGCTGCTCACCGAGGAGCACGTCCAAGTAGTAATCGACGAGCGGCACTGCATGGGCGAGCGCTTCGTCCCAACGGGTGCGATCTTGCCGGATGAGGTCGTCGGGGTCGAGGCCCTCCGGGAGCACCACGACGGCGAGTTCGACATCCAGGGTGCGCTCGAAGCGAATGAGTTGGCGGGGATCGACGACGGCACGCTCTCCCTCGGCGAGAGCGTGGCGAAGCAGCTCCAATCCACGCAAGGTCGCCTGGCGTCCGGCGACATCGGCATCGAGCGCGAGCAGGATACGCTCGGCGAGACGGCGGAGGTGTCTCCCCTGCCGCTCGGTCAAGGCGGTGCCGAGCGAGGCGACGGTGT
Protein-coding regions in this window:
- the selA gene encoding L-seryl-tRNA(Sec) selenium transferase, whose amino-acid sequence is MGDEKSAPTRVEQQRLRALPSVSSLIQHPAIAPYAREVGARSLTRLAQLVLEEARQAILAGRATGDVVAVLQRRLQKLSQPRLRSVINATGVIIHTNLGRAPVSDEAARAMAEVAGRYTALEIELESGRRGGRMSELSQLLSLLTGAEAGLVVNNNAAAVLLVLSTFCAGRAVLVSRSQAVEIGGGFRIPDVLRQSGARLVEVGTTNRTYVRDYAEAISDDTAAILSVHWSNFRIIGFTVQPELGELAELAHARGLLLIEDLGSGALLDTAAYGLAHEPTVQEAIAAGADLVCFSGDKLLGGPQAGIIVGRRELIEQVERHPLARALRADKTALAGTAVTLRHYLRGEAIDKIPVWRMIATPLAALEARCQTWQSALRDLVETEIVATDATVGGGSLPGETLPSRALALGAEAIAEVVPGLTVEELARRLRTGQPPVVGRVEADRLLLDARTVLPEQDEALVEALRRSLAIS
- the dnaG gene encoding DNA primase, giving the protein MGRQDVERVREAIDIVDLIGGYIQLRKAGKNFKALCPFHQEKTPSFYVFPETQSFYCFGCGASGDAISFLMRIEQLDFRDALERLAERAGITLSPPRPEERAEDEQRRRLAELNRLAAAWFAHVLWGTSFGEAARSYLERRGIDRPTAERFGLGYAPDAPSALARYLSQHGAGPEELVTAGLVVRRDDGSLVDRFRNRLIFPIRDRHGTILGFGGRTLGEAQPKYLNSPQTPLFDKGSVLYAIDLAEESIRQQRTAIVVEGYLDAITAHQFGYSNTVASLGTALTERQGRHLRRLAERILLALDADVAGRQATLRGLELLRHALAEGERAVVDPRQLIRFERTLDVELAVVVLPEGLDPDDLIRQDRTRWDEALAHAVPLVDYYLDVLLGEQPPANPRAATALLQRIAPLLLELGDLVQVDLYTRSVAARLRLPEETVRRLLASLRRQPTREPSPKTTAAAILRPLSTEQQFVGLLLRYPEAAAHLVGEIDLESITDARYRELVSLLLAGQPLDDAALAEDLRDDIGQLRQRFATQPDLPVPLARQAIREAFRRLRRERHDERLRSLLSEVRDAEERGDRDELRRALELIEALKQRFPEFYPERSPYFRDTRDPVN